The Streptomyces sp. NBC_00224 genome has a window encoding:
- a CDS encoding diaminopimelate decarboxylase: MTEPDAMTGTPAAARRDQAVRAAVEQGLVGPDAPLAALLDVTGIRLGAAALTSAFAAVTDAPVLHAFAVKACPLVPVLRLLAAQGLGAEVASPGELALARAAGIGPALTVLDSPAKTPAELREALALGIAVNADNPQELARLDALVASAATASPLGLRVNPQLGAGSIGALSTATRTSKFGVGLRDEGAREWVVEAYAARPWLTRLHTHAGSQGVPLALMAEGVRAAYELAEEVNARVGRRQIDTVDLGGGLPVNFASDEESPTYEEYARLLSERVPGLFDGSYALVTEFGRSLLAKHGTVLARVEYAKTSGGRPIAVTHAGVQIAARTVYAPASWPLRIAAYGPKGRPKAGPPVLQDVAGPACFAGDLLAEARMLPRLEQGDYAAVLDTGAYYFAHHYAYNSLARPGVYGFVASADGVRFAVVREPQALAEIVAESGGATPDALLF; the protein is encoded by the coding sequence ATGACCGAGCCTGATGCCATGACCGGCACACCGGCGGCGGCGCGCCGCGACCAGGCCGTGCGGGCGGCCGTGGAGCAGGGGCTCGTCGGCCCGGACGCCCCGCTCGCCGCCCTCCTCGACGTCACCGGCATCCGGCTCGGCGCGGCCGCGCTGACCTCGGCCTTCGCGGCCGTGACCGACGCGCCCGTACTGCACGCCTTCGCCGTCAAGGCGTGCCCGCTGGTCCCCGTGCTGCGGCTGCTCGCGGCCCAGGGGCTCGGCGCGGAGGTCGCCAGCCCCGGCGAGCTGGCGCTGGCCCGCGCCGCCGGGATCGGCCCCGCCCTGACCGTCCTGGACTCCCCCGCCAAGACCCCCGCCGAGCTGCGCGAGGCCCTCGCCCTGGGCATCGCCGTCAACGCCGACAACCCGCAGGAGCTGGCCCGCCTGGACGCGCTCGTCGCCTCCGCCGCGACCGCCTCGCCGCTGGGCCTGCGGGTCAACCCGCAGCTGGGCGCGGGGTCCATCGGCGCGCTCTCGACGGCGACGCGGACCTCGAAGTTCGGGGTGGGGCTGCGGGACGAAGGGGCCCGGGAGTGGGTCGTGGAGGCGTACGCGGCCCGCCCCTGGCTCACCCGTCTGCACACCCACGCGGGCTCCCAGGGCGTGCCGCTCGCGCTGATGGCCGAGGGGGTGCGGGCCGCGTACGAGCTGGCCGAGGAGGTCAACGCGCGCGTGGGCCGCCGCCAGATCGACACCGTCGACCTCGGCGGTGGGCTGCCGGTGAACTTCGCCTCGGACGAGGAGAGCCCGACGTACGAGGAGTACGCGCGACTGCTGAGTGAGCGGGTGCCCGGCCTCTTCGACGGTTCGTACGCGCTGGTGACCGAGTTCGGCCGCTCGCTGCTCGCCAAGCACGGGACGGTGCTGGCCAGGGTGGAGTACGCGAAGACGTCCGGGGGGCGGCCCATCGCGGTCACCCACGCGGGCGTCCAGATCGCCGCCCGTACGGTGTACGCGCCGGCCTCCTGGCCGCTGCGGATCGCCGCGTACGGCCCGAAGGGCCGCCCCAAGGCCGGTCCGCCCGTCCTCCAGGACGTGGCCGGTCCCGCCTGTTTCGCGGGCGACCTGCTGGCGGAGGCGCGGATGCTGCCGCGGCTGGAGCAGGGCGACTATGCGGCGGTGCTGGACACCGGGGCGTACTACTTCGCGCACCACTACGCGTACAACAGCCTTGCCAGGCCGGGTGTTTACGGCTTCGTCGCGTCGGCGGACGGCGTCCGCTTCGCGGTGGTGCGGGAGCCGCAGGCGCTGGCGGAGATCGTGGCGGAGTCGGGGGGCGCGACCCCGGACGCGCTGCTGTTTTAG
- a CDS encoding formimidoylglutamate deiminase has protein sequence MQVTSYWLEHAWLDPVVEPGVLVEVADGRISAVRKGVRTPPPGAVALRGLTLPGLANAHSHAFHRALRGTVQVGSGTFWTWRETMYAVAARLTPESYHALARAVYAEMALAGITAVGEFHYLHHAPGGTPYADPNAMGEALIAAAADAGIRITLLDTAYLSSGFGEPPNVHQLRFSDGTAQAWAERAALLKPRDGVRIGAAIHSVRAVPADQLRTVAAWAEEREAPLHVHLSEQIAENEACLAAHGCTPTRLLADHGVLGPRTTGVHNTHLTDEDIALLGGSGTGTCMCPTTERDLADGIGPAVALQRAGSPLSLGSDSHAVVDLLEEARAMELDERLRTRTRGHWTAAALLRAASADGHAALGWPDAGRIAPGAHADLATVSLTSPRTAGPLPRLAAETAVFAASAADVRDVVVGGRRVVRDGVHVGVPDVGAALGAAIASLRE, from the coding sequence GTGCAGGTGACGTCGTACTGGCTGGAGCACGCCTGGCTCGACCCCGTGGTGGAGCCGGGCGTGCTGGTGGAGGTGGCGGACGGCCGGATCTCCGCCGTCCGCAAGGGAGTCCGGACGCCGCCCCCCGGCGCCGTCGCCCTGCGCGGGCTCACCCTGCCCGGCCTCGCCAACGCCCACTCGCACGCCTTCCACCGGGCCCTGCGCGGCACGGTCCAGGTCGGCTCGGGCACGTTCTGGACGTGGCGCGAGACGATGTACGCGGTCGCGGCGCGGCTCACGCCCGAGTCGTACCACGCGCTGGCGCGGGCCGTGTACGCGGAGATGGCGCTCGCCGGGATCACGGCGGTGGGCGAGTTCCACTACCTCCACCACGCGCCGGGCGGCACGCCGTACGCCGACCCGAACGCGATGGGCGAGGCGCTGATCGCGGCCGCCGCGGACGCCGGGATCCGGATCACACTGCTCGACACGGCGTATCTGTCCTCCGGCTTCGGCGAGCCGCCGAACGTGCACCAGCTGCGGTTCTCCGACGGCACGGCGCAGGCGTGGGCCGAGCGGGCGGCTCTGCTCAAGCCGCGCGACGGCGTACGGATCGGAGCGGCGATCCACTCCGTACGGGCGGTGCCGGCGGACCAGTTGCGTACGGTCGCGGCGTGGGCCGAGGAGCGGGAGGCCCCCCTCCACGTCCACCTCTCCGAGCAGATCGCGGAGAACGAGGCGTGCCTGGCCGCGCACGGCTGCACGCCGACGCGGCTGCTCGCGGACCACGGCGTGCTGGGCCCCCGTACGACGGGCGTCCACAACACCCACCTGACCGACGAGGACATCGCGCTGCTCGGCGGGTCGGGGACGGGCACGTGCATGTGCCCGACGACGGAGCGCGACCTGGCGGACGGCATCGGCCCGGCGGTCGCCCTCCAGCGCGCCGGATCCCCGCTCTCCCTCGGCAGCGACAGCCACGCCGTGGTCGACCTCCTGGAGGAGGCGCGGGCGATGGAGCTCGACGAGCGGCTCCGTACGCGGACGCGGGGGCACTGGACGGCGGCGGCGCTGCTGCGCGCGGCGTCCGCCGACGGCCACGCGGCCCTGGGCTGGCCCGACGCGGGCCGCATCGCCCCGGGCGCCCACGCCGACCTGGCGACGGTGTCGCTCACGTCGCCGCGCACGGCCGGGCCCCTGCCGCGCCTCGCCGCCGAGACGGCGGTGTTCGCGGCGTCGGCGGCGGATGTGCGGGATGTGGTGGTGGGGGGTCGGCGTGTGGTGCGGGACGGGGTGCATGTGGGGGTGCCGGACGTGGGGGCGGCGCTGGGCGCGGCGATCGCGTCCCTACGGGAGTAG
- a CDS encoding allantoate amidohydrolase has product MWADLRPIGRHPESGGYRRHAWTEADAECRVWFAAQAEARGLFYELDRNGNQWAWAGDPKAGDAVVTGSHLDSVPDGGAFDGPLGVVSSFAAFDELRRRGAVLTRPLAIVNFGDEEGARFGLACVGSRLAAGQLTVEAAHRLRDGDGISLPRAMEEAGYDPDAIGPDPERLARIGAFVELHVEQGRALDLSGDAVGIASAIWPHGRWRFDFAGEANHAGTTRLVDRRDPMLTYAETVLAARREAELAGAVATFGKISCEPNGVNAIPSLVRGWLDSRAADQATLDTVVAAIETAARDRASRDGVDLTVVRESFTPVVEFGHALRDELAKILGGHTPVLGTGAGHDAGILSGTVPTAMLFVRNPTGVSHSPAEFAGEDDCVAGVLALADVLEGLACR; this is encoded by the coding sequence ATGTGGGCTGACCTCCGCCCCATCGGGCGCCACCCCGAATCCGGTGGCTACCGCCGCCACGCCTGGACCGAGGCCGACGCCGAGTGCCGAGTCTGGTTCGCGGCGCAGGCCGAGGCGCGGGGGCTGTTCTACGAGCTCGACCGGAACGGGAACCAGTGGGCCTGGGCCGGGGATCCGAAGGCCGGGGACGCCGTCGTCACCGGGTCGCACCTGGACTCCGTACCCGACGGCGGGGCCTTCGACGGCCCCCTCGGCGTCGTGTCGTCGTTCGCCGCGTTCGACGAGCTCCGCCGGCGCGGGGCCGTCCTCACCCGGCCGCTCGCGATCGTCAACTTCGGCGACGAGGAGGGCGCCCGCTTCGGGCTCGCCTGCGTCGGCTCCCGGCTCGCCGCCGGGCAGCTGACCGTGGAGGCCGCGCACCGGCTGCGGGACGGCGACGGCATCAGCCTGCCCCGGGCCATGGAAGAGGCCGGTTACGACCCGGACGCCATCGGGCCCGACCCCGAACGGCTCGCCCGTATCGGCGCGTTCGTCGAGCTGCACGTGGAACAGGGCCGCGCCCTCGACCTCAGCGGCGACGCCGTCGGCATCGCCTCGGCGATCTGGCCGCACGGGCGCTGGCGGTTCGACTTCGCCGGGGAGGCCAACCACGCGGGCACCACCCGCCTGGTGGACCGGCGCGACCCGATGCTCACGTACGCCGAGACGGTCCTCGCCGCCCGCCGCGAGGCCGAACTCGCGGGCGCGGTCGCCACCTTCGGCAAGATCTCCTGCGAGCCCAACGGCGTCAACGCCATCCCGTCGCTGGTGCGCGGCTGGCTGGACTCGCGCGCCGCCGACCAGGCGACGCTGGACACGGTTGTCGCGGCGATCGAGACGGCCGCCCGGGACCGTGCCTCCCGCGACGGGGTGGACCTGACCGTCGTACGGGAGTCGTTCACGCCCGTCGTCGAGTTCGGGCACGCCCTGCGCGACGAGCTGGCGAAGATCCTCGGCGGGCACACCCCCGTCCTCGGCACCGGCGCCGGACACGACGCCGGGATCCTCTCCGGGACGGTCCCGACCGCCATGCTGTTCGTACGCAACCCCACCGGCGTCTCGCACTCCCCGGCCGAGTTCGCCGGCGAGGACGACTGCGTGGCCGGGGTGCTCGCACTCGCCGATGTTCTGGAGGGCCTGGCGTGCAGGTGA
- the hutI gene encoding imidazolonepropionase gives MTTTLLTNISTLVTNDPTLGPTPLGLIENAAVVIDGDTIAWVGRQDAAPPADTTHDAQGRAAIPGFVDSHSHLVFAGDRTQEFNARMSGQAYKAGGIRTTVAATRAATDAELGANVARYIGEALRQGTTTFETKSGYGLTVEDEARALRIAAEHTDEVTYLGAHIVAPEYAEDPAAYVELVTGEMLDACAPYARWVDVFCEQGAFDGDQARAILLAGKAKGLTPRVHANQLSYGPGVQLAVELDAASADHCTHLTDADVDALASGSTVATLLPGAEFSTRAQWPDARRLLDAGVTVALSTDCNPGSSFTSSMPFCVALAVRDMKMTPDEAVWAATAGGAAALRRTDVGRIAPGARADLALLDAPSHVHLAYRPGVPLISDVWRQGVKCR, from the coding sequence ATGACCACCACCCTCCTCACCAACATCTCCACCCTCGTCACCAACGACCCCACCCTCGGCCCCACCCCCCTCGGCCTCATCGAGAACGCCGCCGTGGTGATCGACGGCGACACCATCGCCTGGGTGGGCAGGCAGGACGCCGCGCCCCCCGCCGACACCACCCACGACGCGCAGGGCCGCGCGGCGATCCCCGGGTTCGTGGACTCCCACTCGCACCTCGTCTTCGCGGGCGACCGCACCCAGGAGTTCAACGCCCGGATGTCGGGGCAGGCGTACAAGGCGGGCGGGATCCGGACCACCGTCGCCGCCACCCGCGCCGCCACCGACGCCGAGCTGGGCGCGAACGTGGCCCGGTACATCGGCGAGGCGCTGCGCCAGGGGACGACCACCTTCGAGACCAAGTCCGGGTACGGCCTCACCGTCGAGGACGAGGCCCGCGCCCTGCGCATCGCCGCCGAGCACACGGACGAAGTGACCTATCTGGGGGCTCATATCGTGGCTCCGGAGTACGCCGAGGACCCCGCCGCCTACGTCGAGCTCGTCACCGGCGAGATGCTCGACGCCTGTGCCCCGTACGCCCGTTGGGTCGACGTCTTCTGCGAGCAGGGGGCGTTCGACGGGGACCAGGCCCGGGCCATCCTCCTCGCGGGCAAGGCCAAGGGGCTCACCCCCCGCGTACACGCCAACCAGCTCTCCTACGGGCCCGGCGTCCAGCTCGCCGTCGAGCTCGACGCGGCCAGCGCCGACCACTGCACCCACCTCACCGACGCCGACGTCGACGCGCTCGCGAGCGGCTCCACCGTCGCCACCCTGCTCCCCGGCGCCGAGTTCTCCACCCGCGCCCAGTGGCCCGACGCCCGGCGGCTGCTCGACGCGGGAGTGACCGTCGCGCTGTCCACGGACTGCAACCCGGGGTCCTCGTTCACGTCCTCGATGCCGTTCTGCGTCGCGCTCGCCGTACGGGACATGAAGATGACCCCCGACGAGGCCGTCTGGGCCGCCACGGCCGGGGGCGCGGCCGCGCTGCGGCGCACCGACGTCGGGCGGATCGCGCCCGGCGCCCGCGCCGACCTCGCGCTGCTCGACGCCCCGAGCCACGTCCACCTCGCCTACCGGCCCGGTGTGCCGCTGATCAGCGACGTCTGGCGTCAGGGCGTCAAGTGCCGGTAG
- the hutU gene encoding urocanate hydratase has product MSGPRPVRAPRGTELSTLGWQQEAALRMLQNNLDPEVAEHPDKLVVYGGTGKAARDWRSYDAMVRTLQTLKQDETMLVQSGRPVGVMQTHEWAPRVLIANSNLVGDWANWEEFRRLEALGLTMYGQMTAGSWIYIGTQGILQGTYETFSAVAAKKFNGTLAGTITLTAGLGGMGGAQPLAVTMNDGVAICIDVDPRAIERRIEHRYLDVKADNLRHALELAVEARDARKPLSIGLLGNAAELLPQMLAEGAPIDIVTDQTSAHDPLAYLPIGVDFDDMASYAAKDPAGFTTRARESMAKHVEAMVGFMDAGAEVFDYGNSIRGEAQLAGYDRAFAFPGFVPAYIRPLFCEGKGPFRWAALSGEASDIAKTDKAILELFPENESLHRWIKLAGERVHFQGLPARICWLGYGERDKAGERFNDMVASGELAAPLAIGRDHLDCGSVASPYRETEAMLDGSDAIADWPLLNAMVNVASGASWVSLHHGGGVGMGRSIHAGQVTVADGTALAGEKIRRVLTNDPGMGVIRHVDAGYDIAESVADERGVRVPMREGE; this is encoded by the coding sequence ATGTCAGGACCCCGCCCCGTACGGGCACCGCGCGGTACGGAACTGAGCACCCTGGGCTGGCAGCAGGAAGCCGCCCTCCGGATGCTCCAGAACAACCTCGACCCCGAGGTCGCCGAGCACCCCGACAAGCTCGTCGTCTACGGCGGCACCGGCAAGGCCGCGCGCGACTGGCGCTCGTACGACGCGATGGTCCGCACCCTGCAGACCCTGAAGCAGGACGAGACGATGCTCGTCCAGTCCGGCCGCCCGGTCGGCGTGATGCAGACCCACGAGTGGGCCCCGCGCGTCCTGATCGCCAACTCCAACCTGGTCGGCGACTGGGCGAACTGGGAGGAGTTCCGCCGCCTGGAGGCGCTCGGCCTCACCATGTACGGCCAGATGACGGCCGGTTCGTGGATCTACATCGGCACCCAGGGCATCCTCCAGGGCACCTACGAGACGTTCTCGGCCGTGGCGGCGAAGAAGTTCAACGGCACGCTGGCCGGGACGATCACGCTCACCGCCGGGCTCGGCGGCATGGGCGGCGCGCAGCCGCTCGCCGTGACGATGAACGACGGCGTCGCGATCTGTATCGACGTGGACCCGCGCGCCATCGAGCGCCGCATCGAGCACCGCTACCTGGACGTGAAGGCCGACAACCTGCGGCACGCGCTGGAGCTGGCGGTCGAGGCGCGCGACGCCCGCAAGCCGCTCTCCATCGGCCTGCTCGGCAACGCGGCCGAGCTGCTGCCGCAGATGCTGGCCGAGGGCGCCCCCATCGACATCGTGACCGACCAGACCTCGGCCCACGACCCGCTGGCGTACCTGCCGATCGGCGTCGACTTCGACGACATGGCCTCGTACGCGGCGAAGGACCCGGCGGGCTTCACGACCCGGGCGCGCGAGTCGATGGCCAAGCACGTCGAGGCGATGGTCGGCTTCATGGACGCGGGCGCCGAGGTCTTCGACTACGGCAACTCCATCCGCGGCGAGGCCCAGCTGGCCGGGTACGACCGGGCGTTCGCCTTCCCCGGCTTCGTCCCCGCGTACATCCGCCCGCTCTTCTGCGAGGGCAAGGGCCCCTTCCGCTGGGCGGCGCTGTCGGGCGAGGCGTCGGACATCGCGAAGACGGACAAGGCGATCCTGGAGCTGTTCCCGGAGAACGAGTCCCTGCACCGCTGGATCAAGCTGGCGGGCGAGCGCGTCCACTTCCAGGGCCTGCCCGCGCGTATCTGCTGGCTCGGCTACGGCGAGCGCGACAAGGCGGGCGAGCGCTTCAACGACATGGTCGCCTCCGGCGAGCTGGCGGCCCCCCTCGCCATCGGCCGCGACCACCTCGACTGCGGCTCGGTGGCCTCCCCGTACCGCGAGACCGAGGCGATGCTCGACGGCTCCGACGCGATCGCGGACTGGCCGCTCCTGAACGCGATGGTGAACGTGGCGTCCGGCGCGTCCTGGGTCTCCCTGCACCACGGCGGCGGCGTCGGCATGGGCCGCTCCATCCACGCGGGCCAGGTCACGGTGGCGGACGGCACGGCGCTGGCGGGCGAGAAGATCCGGCGCGTCCTGACGAACGACCCCGGGATGGGCGTCATCCGGCACGTCGACGCGGGGTACGACATCGCGGAGTCGGTCGCGGACGAGCGTGGGGTTCGCGTACCCATGCGGGAGGGCGAGTGA
- a CDS encoding SGNH/GDSL hydrolase family protein translates to MARRIAAGAAFGGGGIGLIGAAAVGVLIAEAALARRSVGGATAPHPPSADGLYGVAFANGTPPLRMGILGDSTAAGQGVRRAGQTPGALLASGLAAVAEQMVTLRNVAQPGAQSDDLDRQVSQMLADPVRIPDVCVIMIGANDVTHRMPPTTSVRHLAGAVRRLRTAGAEVVVGTCPDLGSVEPVYQPLRWLARRASRQLAAAQTIVVVEQGGRTVSLGHLLGPEFEANPRELFGPDNYHPSAEGYATAAMAVLPTLCASLGLWPDADRLDADRDEDILPVAKAAAEAAAEPGTEVSGARAPWALLKHRRRRRLTATEPSTAHPAHPAHP, encoded by the coding sequence GCGGCGGCGGGATCGGCCTGATCGGGGCGGCCGCCGTCGGCGTGCTGATCGCGGAGGCGGCGCTGGCCAGGCGGTCGGTGGGCGGCGCCACCGCCCCGCACCCGCCGAGCGCCGACGGGCTGTACGGGGTGGCCTTCGCCAACGGCACACCCCCGCTGCGCATGGGCATCCTGGGCGACTCCACGGCCGCCGGGCAGGGCGTGCGGCGGGCCGGGCAGACCCCGGGCGCACTGCTCGCCTCGGGGCTCGCGGCGGTGGCCGAGCAGATGGTCACGCTGCGGAACGTGGCGCAGCCGGGCGCCCAGTCGGACGACCTGGACCGCCAGGTCTCGCAGATGCTGGCGGACCCGGTCCGGATCCCCGACGTCTGCGTGATCATGATCGGCGCGAACGACGTCACCCACCGGATGCCGCCCACCACGTCGGTGCGCCATCTGGCGGGTGCGGTGCGGCGGCTGCGGACGGCGGGCGCCGAGGTGGTCGTCGGCACCTGCCCCGACCTCGGCTCGGTCGAGCCGGTCTACCAGCCGCTGCGCTGGCTGGCCCGGCGGGCCTCGCGCCAGCTCGCGGCCGCGCAGACGATCGTGGTGGTCGAGCAGGGCGGGCGGACGGTCTCGCTCGGCCATCTGCTCGGCCCCGAGTTCGAGGCGAACCCGCGCGAGCTGTTCGGGCCGGACAACTACCACCCGTCGGCCGAGGGGTACGCGACGGCCGCGATGGCCGTACTGCCCACGCTCTGCGCCTCGCTCGGGCTGTGGCCGGACGCCGACCGGCTCGACGCGGACCGCGACGAGGACATCCTGCCGGTCGCCAAGGCGGCGGCGGAGGCGGCCGCGGAGCCCGGTACCGAGGTCAGCGGGGCCCGAGCGCCCTGGGCACTGCTCAAGCACCGCCGCCGGCGGCGGCTGACCGCGACCGAGCCGTCCACCGCCCACCCGGCGCACCCGGCCCACCCCTGA
- a CDS encoding MurR/RpiR family transcriptional regulator, producing MSDGPAARLQQLFEGRRLTPTQRRIAHSMVRRAADVPFLSSVELAELAGVSQPSVTRFAVALGFDGYPALRRHLREVVPASSPEEGEDEYNEYQQAVQAEIENLRHLAGLLADPAPVEEAGRLLAASRPLPVLGLRAASSQARGFAYFAAKVHPDVRLLDEGGSMLVDRIDAARRAGASALLCFALPRHPKEVVDALAYARSQGLTVVTVADSAFAPVARHSDLLIPAAVGTGLAFDTACAPMLLGRVLLEAMCDDLPDAQARLEEFDAGAAGRGLFVE from the coding sequence ATGAGCGACGGTCCTGCCGCGCGGCTGCAACAGCTCTTCGAGGGGCGTCGGCTGACACCGACCCAGCGGCGGATCGCCCACTCCATGGTGCGCAGGGCCGCCGATGTGCCGTTCCTGTCGAGCGTGGAGCTGGCCGAGCTGGCCGGGGTGAGCCAGCCGTCGGTGACGCGCTTCGCGGTCGCCCTGGGCTTCGACGGGTACCCGGCGCTCCGCCGCCATCTGCGCGAGGTGGTGCCCGCGTCCTCGCCCGAGGAGGGCGAGGATGAGTACAACGAGTACCAGCAGGCGGTCCAGGCCGAGATCGAGAACCTGCGCCATCTGGCGGGCCTGCTCGCCGACCCGGCGCCGGTCGAGGAGGCCGGACGGCTGCTCGCCGCCTCCCGGCCGCTCCCGGTGCTCGGCCTGCGGGCGGCCTCCTCCCAGGCGCGCGGCTTCGCCTACTTCGCCGCCAAGGTCCACCCCGACGTACGGCTGCTCGACGAGGGCGGCTCGATGCTGGTGGACCGCATCGACGCGGCGCGCCGGGCGGGGGCGTCGGCGCTGCTGTGCTTCGCGCTGCCGCGCCACCCGAAGGAGGTGGTGGACGCGCTGGCGTACGCGCGCTCCCAGGGCCTCACCGTCGTCACGGTCGCCGACTCCGCGTTCGCCCCGGTGGCCCGCCACAGCGACCTGCTGATCCCGGCGGCGGTCGGCACCGGCCTCGCCTTCGACACGGCCTGCGCCCCGATGCTGCTCGGCCGCGTCCTGCTTGAGGCGATGTGCGACGACCTGCCGGACGCACAGGCGCGCCTGGAGGAGTTCGACGCGGGGGCCGCGGGGCGCGGCTTGTTCGTGGAGTGA